In one Paramisgurnus dabryanus chromosome 21, PD_genome_1.1, whole genome shotgun sequence genomic region, the following are encoded:
- the syt6a gene encoding synaptotagmin-6 — protein sequence MSAVGKRHDMLCQKAVALIVDLCTRDSPQLDHDTCEEFLFHISNQEYNHKEPDITVGVPIGVIIACGLALLLLATFVSWKLCWVPWRNKPLSSSSAALAPEDCPSVQLPSLSPSPQPSEVAMATEKEKYPLASMGFLEAAVKISQTSPDIPAEVQRSMREHFLRRTQRMQRQTTEPASSTRHSSFKRHLPRQMQVSSLDLGDDYEVDEQPTSIGRINPELYKQIGTKNEDSSNGESGKNCGKINFSLRYDYENEMLLVKILKAFDLPAKDLCGSSDPYVKIYLLPDRKQKFQTRVHRKTLNPTFDESFQFPVTYDELPVRKLHLSVFDFDRFSRHDMIGEVILDNLFEVSDLSRETSIWKDIQYATSESVDLGEIMFSLCYLPTAGRLTLTVIKCRNLKAMDITGYSDPYVKVSLICDGRRLKKKKTTTKKNTLNPTYNEAIIFDIPPESMDQVSLYISVMDYDLVGHNEIIGVCRLGSGAEGLGRDHWNEMLAYPRKPIAHWHPLLEHKKSEKEWKTRTASFDSQGSCPSPKPPASP from the exons ACATCACTGTTGGCGTTCCCATCGGCGTGATAATAGCGTGTGGCTTGGCACTGCTCTTGCTTGCCACATTTGTCTCCTGGAAGCTGTGCTGGGTTCCTTGGAGGAACAAACCGCTTTCATCTAGTTCAGCAGCCCTCGCCCCCGAAGACTGCCCTTCGGTTCAGCTACCATCTCTTTCGCCGAGTCCTCAGCCGTCCGAGGTCGCCATGGCGACTGAGAAGGAAAAATATCCTTTGGCATCAATGGGCTTCCTGGAGGCAGCCGTTAAAATAAGCCAAACATCTCCTGACATCCCTGCTGAGGTGCAACGCTCCATGAGGGAGCACTTTTTGCGGCGTACGCAGCGCATGCAAAGACAGACCACCGAACCGGCCTCATCCACCAG ACACAGTTCATTCAAACGTCACCTGCCTCGTCAGATGCAGGTAAGCAGTCTGGATCTCGGGGACGACTACGAAGTGGACGAACAACCAACCAGCATAGGTCGCATCAATCCCGAACTCTACAAGCAGATCGGCACAAAAAACGAAGACTCCAGCAACGGTGAAAGTGGAAAAAACTGCGGGAAGATTAATTTTTCTCTCCGGTACGACTATGAGAATGAGATGTTACTTGTTAAGATACTCAAGGCTTTTGATCTACCAGCCAAGGATCTTTGTGGCAGCTCTGACCCTTATGTAAAGATCTACCTGCTGCCAGACAGGAAACAGAAATTCCAGACTCGGGTGCATCGTAAAACGCTCAACCCCACATTTGATGAATCCTTCCAGTTTCCTGTTACCTACGATGAGCTGCCTGTCAGGAAACTCCATCTGAGTGTTTTTGACTTTGACCGATTCTCACGGCACGATATGATCGGAGAGGTCATACTGGACAATCTGTTTGAAGTGTCTGATCTCTCAAGAGAGACGTCCATCTGGAAAGACATTCAGTATGCTACCTCT GAGAGTGTGGATCTTGGTGAGATCATGTTCTCGCTCTGCTATCTGCCCACGGCAGGCAGACTAACACTCACAGTCATCAAGTGCAGGAACCTCAAGGCCATGGACATCACAGGATACTCAG ATCCCTATGTCAAAGTTTCCCTCATTTGTGATGGAAGACGTCTGAAAAAGAAGAAGACTACCACAAAGAAAAATACTTTGAACCCCACATATAATGAGGCCATTATCTTTGACATCCCTCCTGAGAGTATGGACCAAGTCAGCTTATACATCTCTGTCATGGACTATGATCT AGTGGGCCATAATGAAATAATTGGTGTGTGTCGTTTGGGGAGTGGTGCTGAAGGTTTGGGTAGGGACCACTGGAACGAGATGCTGGCATACCCCCGTAAACCCATTGCACACTGGCACCCCCTTCTGGAGCACAAGAAGTCTGAAAAAGAG TGGAAAACTAGAACGGCCAGTTTTGACAGTCAGGGGTCTTGTCCCTCCCCCAAACCTCCTGCCAGCCCTTGA
- the olfml3a gene encoding olfactomedin-like protein 3B, giving the protein MKAIISFILFTILTQCSRGQYHYQGLMNYLENRMIAMEERIALWHEQNNRYNADLSEFRQQSTDLLEKLAKEYNTIRLDMEGAGARVDRVEREMDYIETKNPPKPCVKAADKMVEQDVVVKERNKDEFFEVSVCVDLVSSIRAMKILKRLGSPKGVWTKDARSAKVYVFNSTSDNTLYEFNSVRELSASSEMSKSRQITLPSSWNGTGHAVFDGFLYYISESSELRVIKYDLKNGTVADSAVFPLEDNSPVYNLNPETLVDLIADEDGLWALYSSGDTINLAKMDSNSLDIEQMWDTACPRSNAESAFIVCGTVYVVYNTKPPSRSRVQCVFDVNDMVSSGEAPLVYFPRRYGASSSLKYNPEERQLYAWDDGYQIIYKLALKKKLWAIMPPPEE; this is encoded by the exons ATGAAAGCAATCATATCCTTCATTCTCTTCACCATTTTGACTCAGTGTTCCAGAGGCCAGTACCACTACCAGGGCCTGATGAACTACCTTGAAAATCGGATGATTGCTATGGAG GAACGTATTGCCCTGTGGCATGAACAAAACAACCGCTACAATGCAGACCTGAGTGAATTTAGGCAGCAATCCACAGATCTGTTAGAGAAGCTGGCCAAGGAATACAATACAATACGATTGGACATGGAGGGAGCAGGAGCACGGGTGGACCGAGTGGAACGAGAAATGGACTACATCGAAACCAAGAATCCTCCTAAGCCTTGCGTTAAAGCAGCAGACAAAATGGTAGAACAGGACGTGGTTGTCAAAGAGAGGAACAAGGACGAGTTTTTTGAGGTTTCTG TGTGTGTTGACCTTGTATCCAGTATTCGAGCGATGAAGATTCTTAAAAGGCTCGGGAGTCCCAAAGGTGTGTGGACCAAAGATGCCAGGTCAGCAAAAGTCTATGTCTTCAACAGCACGTCTGATAACACCCTATATGAATTTAACTCAGTGCGAGAGCTCTCAGCATCATCAGAAATGTCTAAAAGCAGGCAAATCACCCTGCCGTCTTCTTGGAACGGGACTGGGCATGCAGTATTCGATGGCTTTCTCTACTATATCAGCGAAAGCTCAGAGCTTCGAGTTATTAAATATGACCTTAAAAATGGTACGGTTGCAGACAGCGCAGTTTTCCCCCTTGAAGATAACAGCCCGGTGTACAACCTTAATCCAGAGACTCTGGTGGACCTAATAGCAGATGAGGATGGGCTGTGGGCCCTGTATTCTTCTGGGGATACCATTAATTTAGCTAAGATGGACTCCAACTCTCTGGATATAGAGCAGATGTGGGACACGGCTTGCCCGAGAAGCAACGCCGAATCGGCTTTTATTGTCTGCGGCACAGTCTATGTGGTTTATAACACCAAGCCACCGAGTCGCTCACGTGTGCAGTGTGTATTTGATGTGAATGATATGGTAAGCAGCGGCGAAGCCCCTCTGGTTTATTTCCCCAGGCGTTACGGAGCTAGTTCCAGCCTAAAATACAACCCGGAGGAGCGACAGCTTTATGCCTGGGATGATGGGTACCAAATCATTTATAAGTTAGCGCTGAAAAAGAAGCTGTGGGCAATAATGCCACCTCCGGAAGAATAG